CTACGATAAATTGTTGTCGGGATCGTTTTTGAGAAGAATATCTTAATGCTACATatgacaagtaaaatttacaaaacttgaaAAACTCCGACGagttttcgggtacggaatccttaactcgcacttgaaacatatctaagaacacatCACCTActattttagttgtttcggaCACAGAACCCTAATTTCGCGCTTGGAACAtaactaaaaacactctccattaaattacttttcaaacaaaacaaaaaaatcaaaatcggttcattcgtctaggcgctacgatgccacagacaggcagacacacgtagcggtcaaacttataacatctctGTTTTTGGTTTTTAGGTAAAAGGATAAAATGTGTCGTTTTCGTAATTAAGTCGTTCCATCTCATTCAGAACTGCCTTTAAAGCAGTCGTGAAAGGGAATCGTGGAATAAAACATTAACAATCAAAATGTGCATAATTAACATGTTAGAGGTATACCGAAATTAAAAATGGTCTATATAGTCCTATctcgaaataaattattaacttttttttcaaaaacaacgtattgaaacattaatttatgaCGAATTTTCTGGTCCCAAGAAAACGCTTCTTGTCCATCATAGTTATGGACTTAACTATAACGATTGTACTATCCTATAAAACGGCCACTGCTTTGCAGCAGGTCAGCATAAATTCATCTATTTTGTGATGGCTCTTAGTTCATAgagtataaaatttcattataaatgtagccAATATGTACTTACATAGACAAGTATAAATTAAATCTGATTATACGCATTTGGTAGTACCCACCATAATATTTTCGCTTTTGATGACtcgtctattttttaatttttaaatacgtatAAGTATTgggattatttttataagtattttgtttatttttatttttttaaatgtttaattattaataataatctgtcAAATACCGGGTGTATAATGAATTCAGAGacaagacaaaataaaaaattaaaaacaaacttctGAACATTATCAGAAATTTATGCGCTTAGTGTAAAAGCGAGATGATGGTCGACCTTAAAAACCTGAAAATTAATTAGTCCCTTGGAAAATCtagaaaatcagaaaataaaaaaattacagtccGTTGAATCTGTGcagttattcaaatgtataACAGTCGAATTTGTATAATTTCTGAAAGAGgggaaattttaataagaatgaATAGCACGGCTTGGAACTCTCAATAATGAAAGAATATAAAAAGGATACAAAGAGGATACGGGAGAGAAAGCTCACAGCAGATGAATCTACCGAAAATATTACTTCTACATGATCTGGTCGGAAAAACATTCATAgtgacaaaaagaaaaaaatcattagaaACATTTTGTTCTTTATTTCAGAAAGATTTAACGTGTAACAAAAAATCAGTTCAAtccttttatttcaaaaaaattataaataatatttttcctgaAACACGCTGTAAACATTTATATACATACGTAAAATACTTTGCATCAGTGAAtactgaattttaatttatttttaatgtgaataaaaattgaaggtTCTtcaggtattttaatttaattacatttaattataattataatttaaatcccctttgttattattattttaaattactttaaaaacaaaaaacaaaaaaatattatttactttacaaAAACAACGTCCGTATAgacagaaaaataaaagaaaattcaataaataaaaataaaatttcaaaaatttaattggcgTTAAACaagttattgaaattaaaattatatatttaagaagATTTCCTTGAGCTCAACAACAAGTTTTAAACGTAATTGATAATCATTGGATATCGACGTCAAAAAAAGCCTTGCAGGCAAATTTTACGaagtaataatcataatcagtGGAATCAGTAAACcgatcattatttaatttaacataatttttaaaaatttagatttggatcggttaatatagtataattatttttatataggtactaagcaaattttaaacagtagtttcatgaaattttcttttccttttattttgtataatatgtcGAGTACAGCAAATTATACTTCGCTGTATAAaatctcaatttaaaataaacaaataagactaatttttcaaaaattataatcaatattcgatattcgatataatttttatatgggTAAAATATGTTACTATGTATAACTTCAATccaaaaatgaaacatttattatttataaaattggagGTGTAAACTCCAGTTATAATCGGTATACTTGTATAAAGAAATAGAATAGAACCTTTCATTTATACTCGGTATacttatacagaatgttcgatttacaactaggcatataaatatcacaagtatgacagaatgcatgcgttaagcaatgcatctaagtgagaggtattgtATACATATGTTGAAggttcgatatgcgttgagatagttgtaagacgcttggagagtgggagtttcctagttgaatagatgaactacaacagataagccacgatacaagtaacttttgcaatttcatatataacacttataatacctcttacttagattcattgcttaacgcatataCTCTGTCATACAcgtgatattatttatatgcctagatttaaatcgaacattctgtataaagaACGTCCGTAAATAGAAAGGAAAAAGGTGTGAAAATATATCTCAATAAAAATAGTGGTCTCACTCGTAATTACTCTTCATGAATAGGAGATAACAAACATTTTCTCACTTATCAAAACAAAGCGTAgaatttcttttgtaaaaaatttcttttattacagAAAAGCGATCATAATAAACGGTATATTTACAGTTAAAACAATAGAtttagacaataaaaaaaaaataaaagccatACACGAGcgtgcttataaaaaaattattaatcccACATGAAATTGGAAacatcatttttgaattttattatatatatttgtaaataaaaataacggaattttaataaaagaaccgccttataaaatattaagacatgaaatccaaaattattaatatatgttaAGGTTACGCAGGCACTACCATCATACACGGATAcaacaaatgaatttttaatatgttgtttaaCAGTCAGTGGTAcctaatattttcttttttggaatttaatgcTTTAAAACTTTAATCGTTGAGGAGAGAACATATAGTTGGCAAGGTTTATCAATATCATCCCGAAAATTAGCTGATAGTAGTTAATTAGTTTTtcccccaaaaaaatatttttagcttactcctataattttcatttcgtttacttcgaaatagaacgattaaaaaatttttttacttaaatctaAGCGCCATTTATGTCTATACAAAACTGAATAAATCGCATAAGTATTATGGGTAagttatttaacttaaatttaaaacccaTTGGGAAAAAGGGCCAAGAATTTATTATACCTACATAAactgatatttaaatattgcatTATCGATAATACAAGCGGCGGTAAGACACAATTTGGGTAACGAAAAAAtcaatcgttatttttcgaagtaatcGTGTACTTTACTATCTGTGTATAACATAACTTCAACTATTAGCTTTAAGTTCATTTGTTTTTCAGCAAAAATAGTTATGTAAACctatctaaatttatttatttttcgcaaattattacacatttttagactcattttaaattattatttaatctaattatcttattattaattatatccatctcctttgaataaatttataaattgcatGAAACTAGAAAACTTGTTTCTCTTctatttgcttttatttttattgaacggaactgtatttaaaaaaagtataaatgaaAAGGACCTTGATGGGTATTAAATTACACCggatatttgatttaataaaagaatatattgAATTTGCTcgctaaaatttatttcataataaatgaatacaaagcattttttttttcactatttttattataaaaaatttatttttgtttattttttagcaGTTTTAGTTTAGTTAAGGAGCTGTCCTGCATTTGTATGTAAAAATGCTAATAATTTGATGGTAAAATTCTTAATCATCTAAGTTAATAGTTGGTGATAAGATTTGTTTTCTCTACAAACTTCGTAATATTGGACGTTGACTACTGGAAAGTTATCAAGTACCTATAACCAcgcagataaaaaaaatttgtattcccTTGTTtcgaagtaaaaattattattggaaaaGAGCTGCGGGAAGGGATTCTGTTTAGTTCTCAATAACACCCACTTAGAAGGttcgacaaaaaattttaatttaactaattttgaaaattagatgACGAAACgtatttttacctaaaaataCCGGTCAGCTTCTAAGCATACTGGTAGTATTAGttatataaatagttaaaataaaattgcaatattaatTCCATCCCACAATAAGATTATCAAACACTCATAATCTGTAAAGATTAATcgtgttgtttttttaataattaatcaaatagaaaaataatcaaaacccACTTTCTAATCAATTTACATGTGTATAAAACAGATACACATAAAACCAGTTGCGTAGCTACTGAAATCCATTCCACTTGAATACGCTAACTACCGGATTAGACCAATTAAATCAAGGAGGTTGAGTCTTTACGTATCGAAGTGTAATTTAGAaaccacaaaattatttttataacttatattattaataaattgatttatttattttaaaaaaatacgtggTTCAATTTACTTATAAGAGTGCTGCAAttgtatatttctttatttcaaatgaaaaattagaaTACAAGTTTTCTAGtttctttaatgaaaattttataaaaaaaagctatgcaaaatggttaatttaaaaaagttacctTAACATAAAATTCTGTTTTCCACCAACAGACAAAACCACGCCTTCGCCAGTTTTCTAGAGTTAAGGCTGATATTCAAaggattttaatcaaaaatattaaaaaagaaaaaattataaacgttTCTGCTCTTCATATAAGTACTTTTTAAAACTTACTCAAAGAGACAcggaaaaaataacatatttcttCAACATTCTCATTTCTCGCTAAAAACTACGATAAACTGATGATggtcctttttttaaattttaaatacattttttataacattttaaactttcatttggtaaaattttcaaaaagtatttattttatgacaatAAAATGAATCTGGTAGGTAGTTAAAAAATTGTAGCTGATTCGTACGAAAGAAAATGTAATTCGaattaaaatggataaaaacTGTTATGAATTCAAAACAAAGtttgtcatttttaaatattccccTCGATATGAAATGATTCACCTACGCGACTACGCCACTGGTGCAAATATGAGTATATAAGTTAATATGCGAATACGTAATAAAAATTGCTTGAAGTTATAaagcattattttattacaatttaaaacttaggctttctatttttttataaacaatttttttctgaaaataaatattgtactagttttattaatgctcaatgcaaaaaaagtttttttaatttactaaaaaatacttaaatgtaCTGAATGTGTTAAAATTCTACAAGTACACAATGTTCCAAGAACATACGTTCATTAGATTTTCCACAGATAATCTTTGTTACGATTGAACCTTTGTTAGTTTTTCTTAGATCGGCTGTTTAATACTACTAATGGCTGTATCATGCAATCCATAATTCACGTCTCAAAGTCATTCCCAAATAACATGCAAATGGTAAAACATCTTAAAAATTGtaccttgaaaattttatgagcTTCAACTCTAAAATAATGAGTATACCTTAtaaatcatacaaaattttaaacgtaaTCATTGTACTTTTTGatgcatttttcataaaattagattaaattttattctgtgtatttatgttaattttcggaaaattttagctagagaaatacaataataacatttaaaatgattttttattagcGTCTTCGagattgtaataaaaatggttaatttgggtatataaaaagataataagtACTTCGAGAAACCAGATTcatattttcattcttttaaaaatacatttatcattttaatgttAGCGATATTACATTTTCAGCCTAAATATGCGTTTTGtgatttcgtattttttttaaatttgttttttgtgctttgaaaaatatagaaaatttctataataaaactaacaaatatttaaaaattttaattcattgttaatattttttacagaacCCAATACACCCGGTAAGTTTATTGTATGGTTTCGAAATGAAACAACGCTCTTAGTGTTATGGCAGCCACCATATCCAGCCGGTGTCTACACCCATTACAAAGTCAGTATAGAACCACCAGACGCCGCAGATAGTATACTATATGTCGAGAAAGAAGGTGAACCTCCTGGTCCAGCACAGGCAGCTTTCAAGGGCTTAGTTCCCGGTCGCGCTTACAACATATCCGTTCAAACAATGAGTGAAGATGAAATTTCTACTCCAACAACATCACAATATCGTACTGTACCCAATCGACCTGGTAACGTTACCATTGAAAAAGTTACATCAAATTCGTTCAGAGTCAATTGGGAGCCACCACAAGGATTTAGTGAATTCGATAAGTATCAAGTTTCGTATGGTACTGGGCGTAAACAATCACCACCAGTAACACGATCACGAGAGGATCAGGCAACATGGTGGGAATTCAAAGATAATTTAGAACCTGGTAAAAAATACCAAGTCGTTGTTAAGACTGTTTCGGGAAAAGTAGCTTCATGGCCTTCAAGCGGAGATGTTACTTTAAGTAAGTAATacgtataactttttttattgaaaccacTTTCTTCTGCTGAAAGTTGTAAATGGAagatctttcaaattttttaaattgcatacttgttttataatttttagtaccTTTGCCTGTACAAGACTTGCACGCCACAACTGATGAGCGCACGGGCGTTGTAACACTTCACTGGACTCCTGATCCTAACGGTGTTCAAGacgaatttttaataacataccATGAAGTAGATACTTTGAACGGTGATAGTAACGATATAACAGCTTATAATACTTCATTGGAACTGGAAAATTTATTACCTGGTCGAAATTATTCTATCATTGTTCAAGCCGTATCTAgtaaaatgaaatcaaatgaAACTTCTACACATGTAGCTACCAGACCAAGTGCACCAATTATTGAAGATTTAAGACCTATAATTGATGGATTAAATATCAGTTGGAAATCCGATGTGAATTCTAGGCAGGATAAATACGAAATACAATATATTAGGAACGATACTGGAGATAGGGAAACAAAAACAACTCAAGGTCAAGATACAAGGATAATATTAACAGGACTTTACCCTGGTGCTGGGTATAATGTAAAAGTGTACGCAGTTAGCCATGAAGGTCTCAGAAGTGAACCACATAAAAATTTCCAAGCTGTTTGTAAGTATTTGATCTCATTGTCAGAATTATTAGTGTTGCcactttttcaaaattggtgACCCAGGCATTTAACTAGGATGTTTATAGTGAGAAACTATGATCACTATAttggataaaaatcagtttttaacgttaatttgacccaaaaaatatataaattggttTCAATCGAACCTAATTCAcacgatatctcgaaaaattttCGTTCAATCGTCAAATGcatcctttttttatattttttggatcaaaatctaAGTATTATCCAATtccagaaaacaaatttttcgatttccaaAAGGTTACttattccttaaaaaattgcaaaaaatggcgaaaaaaatgtatttccgTTTTTGATTGGtccaaaaaactaataaatcgGTTTTATTTGACAGTTAACGAGTAGTTTCTGCGGTATTAACTGAAATCCTACGCGAAAAGCGTTATTTCGTAGTTATTTCAGGTGACATCACAAAAAATACTCGCCTAGTcgtcaaataaaacaaatttttgtgttttttaggtTTTCATTACCTAAAAGCACATGGACATGAATGGCAACACTAATAATTACTTTATCTAGTTTAATTTGgtctaataatttaaatttttagttccaCGACCACCTCGTAATATATCTGTTGAACGCATGACAAGTACATCGGTAGTTGTTCATTGGGAACCACCATATGGTTCCATATTCTCAGAGTATGCCATTAGGTACCGAACTGATAGTGGCAAAATATGGATTAATTTGCCATCAGTTACAGACAATGAAGCCGAAGTTTTTGATATGATACCTGGTGAAAAATATACTATTCAAGTCAACACTGTGAGTTTCAACGTTGAAAGCAATGGCCCCTTACAAGTGAATCAAACAGTCCGTAAGTATTTTcagcagtatttttttttaaatccaaaaagtAGACATGCAGTTGAATTGGGTAGTAGTTAAGCGAAAAATTTCTTTGAGTGAAATTAATTGCTAGATGTTGTCACTTTAACTGCCGAaaagtctaaaaataaaaatagaaacttCTGTATTAGTTACTGAACGATTAAAATTATAGAACCCTACATTTCCCCCATATCCATtccattgtaataaaataattatagagggattcattgttttttttcctttcctcaataaatacaattttttctattcagGTCCAAATCCCGTATCAAATATTGCACCTCTGGTTGATTCAAGTAATGTGACATTAGAATGGCCACGGCCAGAAGGTCGAGTTGAAATCTACATAGTTCGATGGTGGGCAACTGATCACGAAAATGATGTACATCAACTAAACGTTACTCAACCACCAGAAGTTTTGGATTCACTTTCAAGTTCTGCAAATAATGTCCGAGTTTTAATTGGTGAATTAATTCCGGGCATTGAGTATACATTCCAAATACGAACAATGTCTTATAATTTGGAAAGTGATGTTACTGTTTTATCAGCACGAACAAGTAagttgtaaatttctttaaaatttaaacataattacatgaggaatttttttcagtgccACTAATTCAATCGGAAGTTGTGGTTGTTAACAAACCTCAAGAAACGGATTCGATAAGTTTACGTTATACACCAACACCACAAACATCGTCTCATTTCGATTTATACCGCTTCAAATTATCAGCTTCTGGTGTGCCGATTATTGAAAAGGGTGCCAATGACTCAGAGCGTCTTGTAACATTTACAGGACTAGAACCGGGACGTTTGTATAATATTACTGTTTGGACAGTTTCACATGGAGTAGCTAGTCAGCCATTACAACGACAGGATCGTTTatgtaagtagaaaaaaaattggtgcGTGGAAGAAGTGAAATTTCTTTGATTCATGGCATGGCGTGAACCTTGAATAGTCCGACCAAAgaaatttcatatgaaaaattatttataatattatttttaataaacttttgcaTTTTATTAGATCCAGAACCTATTACAAGTATAAATGCTACCCAGATAAAAGACACGGAAATCACCCTAAATTGGGATACACCACGGGGTGAATTCAACGCCTTTGAAGTACAATATTTGACgacagaaaatatttacatacaaaatttgaCACTACATAATTACATAACAATCATGGATTTAAAACCTCATAGAAATTACACATTTACTGTTGTCGTACGTTCTGGCACAGAATCCAGTGTTTTAAGGCGTTCATTACCAGTATCAGCCATATTTACTACCAAGGAATCTGTACCAGGAAAAGTAGATAGTTTCCATCCAGTTGATATACATCCAAGCGATGTGCTGTTCCAATGGGCACTTCCTAGTACTGaacaaaatggaattattttacGTTTTACAATTACATATGGCTTAGAAGGATCATCTCATACACAGGTACGTCAGAAATCAAATACTTTAATTGCTACTGGACTATGCGTCCAGTTTTATCTCCCTGCGttctatttttatcaatttgtcgAAAAAGATATAGCATTAACCAGTAATTCACGTCTTAGTTAGAATGTCAAAAACAACTTCaatgtaaaacttttatataatgaaattatatgaTAAACAGGTGAAAGAATTTAAGCCAAATGAATTCCGAGGAATAATTAAGTCATTAATTCCTGGAAAACAGTATGTATTCCGAATACAAGCCGAAACGAAAATTGGATTTGGGCCCGAAGCaatttggaaacaaaaaatgcCAATTCTAGCACCACCCAAACCAAATACGCGCGTTGTACCAACTGAAGTTTACAAATCATCAACAACCATACAAATTCGATTTAGAAAGAACTACTTTAGTGAACAAAATGGAGCAGTGGTGTCGTATGCGATTATCGTGGCAGAAGATGATTCGAAAAATTCATCTAGCTTAGAAATGCCAACATGGCGTGATGTACAAGCTTACACACTATGGCCCCCATATCAAGTTATGGATCCATATTATCCATTCCAAAATAGTTCGGTTGAAGATTTTACTATTGGTACCAGCGCTTGTGATGTTCGACAACAGGGATATTGTAATGGACCACTTAAATCTGGTTCAACGTATCGGGTGAAAATTCGAGCTTTTACAGCCCCTGATAAATTTACTGATACTAGTTACAGTTTTCCAATTCAAacaggtaaataaatttttttgttttatcaaatcttaaatttttgattccATATTTCGAATTatgatttgaattttacatGTCTTAACTTTAGTGATAGCTGTACCAGGTAAGATGAAATAAATTGCTTGAAACTTATTTTGATACTAACTTTGTCTAAAACCATGAAATATTGATTCACTATCTTCGATTTGCTTTAGTTTGGACTTTTCACTTTTCAGATCAGGACAATACACCAATAGTATTTGGTATTACAATTCCAGTGAcattattaattcttttattgGTGGGAGTTATTTTACTAAGAAGACATAGATCAGCAGGACGAAAAGCAACTGAAACACGTGGAAACGACACAGTATCATTACCCGATTCAGTTATTGATCCAAACCGACCTgtcttaatagaaaatttttcggaTCATTATCGTATAATGTCAGCTGATTCAGATTTTCGATTTAGTGAAGAATTTGAAGAGTTAAAACATGTGGGTCGTGATCAACCTTGTACATTTGCCGATTTACCATGTAATCGACCGAAAAATCGGTTTACTAATATTCTTCCATATGATCATTCTCGATTCAAATTGCAACCAGTTGATGATGAAGAAGGATCTGATTACATAAATGCTAACTATGTACCGGTAAGTTTTAGAATAGATAGTTGTAAGTTGACCGATCGTTTCCTTTTAAGGACAATCTCCCCTTATTTTTGGTTACATGGTCCCTATCtcgatttttcataaatatccatttttatttgatatgcaAACCTAACATCGTtctaagtttattatttttacaagaaataaatttcctttattgggatatttattttctttaatttatttgtatactcCTTTTCATTGTAAAACAATTAAGCCCCTTAATAACTAGATGATTGAGTGATATATTGATTAATATGTTTAATGCATGTTTAGGGTCATAATTCACCACGAGAATTTATTGTGACACAAGGTCCATTACATTCGACGAGAGATGATTTTTGGCGTATGTGTTGGGAATCCAATTCACGTGCAATTATTATGCTAACAAAATGTATCGAAAAAGGTCGAGAAAAATGTGATCATTATTGGCCGTACGATACCTTACCAGTATATTATGGTGATATTTTTGTTCAGATATTAAATGAAAGTTTGTATCCTGATTGGAATGTTACAGAATTTATGGTGTGTCGAGTAAGTATTTTAAAGATAGACCGTTATTTATCCAGGAAAACGGTCATTGgagtataaatttttagaaaatataattgacGAGTACCATTTTTAGGGAGATGTACAAAGAGTTATAACACATTTCCATTTCACAACATGGCCAGATTTTGGAGTACCAAATCCGCCACATACATTAGTCAGATTTGTTAGAgcatttagagaaaaaattcgGCCAGATCAAAGGCCGATTGTAGTGCATTGCAGGTATGTAAAAAGTTGatcgatttttaaatatcaaatgcaatggaaattataatttttttgtattttagcgCTGGAGTCGGTAGATCAGGTACATTTATAACACTTGATCGAATATTACAACAAATACAAGTTGCTGATTACGTCGATATTTTCGGTATCGTTTGGGCAATGCGTAAAGAGCGAGTTTGGATGGTGCAAACAGAACAACAGTATATTTGTATACACCAATGTCTGTTAGCGGTTCTAGAAGGAAAAGAACTCACGGGACCACCTCGAGAGATTCATGATAATCAAGGTTTTGAAGGTAAATTTTAGCTAATtatcacaataatttttacacgaatctttaatattaattaaatcacataaaagcttttttagattaatttctaaaattatttcaattgtatACTTATATAACAGCAGGCAAGGGGGGTGCTGAAGCTGCTCCTATGGATACGGTACAAGATCAGGGGGGTGAAAAGGAGAGATGAATCGCTTATTACATGAACACTGGTGGTGGTAATTTATGTTCCTATTTTCGGACTGCGCACGAAATtactaaaacaatttattattagatcatctgcatacaaataaataacaaataatagcCAATAGAAttagtaaaatagaaataaaataatgctaAATTTTGCTTGTCATTTCTACgcttaaaatttctaataatttttttcaaaagcttgttcaaaaatcagaataaaattcattttcgaaTAGTTTTactaatcatttaaattttcaattttattgcatGATTTTCCCCCTATAATGCATGAGAagattaatttcattattaaagaGAACTGGAAATTCCGACAGCTTACAGAGGTACATAATCAATCATGTGGAATTTCCAGTCATCTTTAAAGTGTTatcgattaaattttaaatgacagAACACTAAGCAAGAagcattaaaatacaatttaattaaacacaGAAATATTAAacctattaaatattatttttcagatGATGAAGGAATAGCTGAATCTGGaatgtagaaaaataaaatacattcatgGAAAGTATGAATCTCATGTGAATCCGTTTGTAGATCTAAGTGATCCGTCTACCTGTGCCAAGCTTTtagcagttttgtttttttttgtttgaattgaagTATTTTCTGAACGCTGTGGAACAAAGTCAAagactttattttattgtttatattgtatataaatagattgtttattttttaattatttacttgcgCGTATTGCGAGAAACgtccattattatataatagatTCACtgcaattttataatacaattatattttgccTTGCTAAATTTTTAGgagtcatttttttttaattctataaattGGTCGAATTATGCATATAGCTACatgttgtaaattattttttatttgtcatgTTACGTAAGAAGCTATTTTAACTGAGTTAAAAACAGCACTGTTAGTATTAATGACTTCTTTTTCTACCGTActtattaacaattatgacaATCAAATATTAGTATCtctgaaaattttgatgtataACTTCTTCTGAACTTATTCAGAATTGCTACGTCACTATGTGTGAAGCTAAATAAATCACTTTCATGCTACTGTAGAAAATGAAGCATTTaaggttgcaattctatggaaaaATATGAGTCCGGGCTCAAAATGTTCGTATGAGATTGTTgaacaaaatcatattgattCAAA
The Chrysoperla carnea chromosome 4, inChrCarn1.1, whole genome shotgun sequence genome window above contains:
- the LOC123299129 gene encoding tyrosine-protein phosphatase 10D-like isoform X1, yielding MKNSINCFNKFWTFSGMNIVIQLIFIYFCRITETADLVISISGISRQEGATYRLNYSPPHGVPAPNTTIASRDIVDDNIQFSQGLPGTKYDFRLYYSNETYTDWLTWTASITTAPDPPANLSVSVRGGKTAIVSWDPPAQGGHSSYRMKLVPLSHSDKTKPQQFQIEESELPYTFKDLTPGASYQVQAFTIFDGKESVAYTSRNFTTKMNFRRRYKPSLSRKPNTPGKFIVWFRNETTLLVLWQPPYPAGVYTHYKVSIEPPDAADSILYVEKEGEPPGPAQAAFKGLVPGRAYNISVQTMSEDEISTPTTSQYRTVPNRPGNVTIEKVTSNSFRVNWEPPQGFSEFDKYQVSYGTGRKQSPPVTRSREDQATWWEFKDNLEPGKKYQVVVKTVSGKVASWPSSGDVTLIPLPVQDLHATTDERTGVVTLHWTPDPNGVQDEFLITYHEVDTLNGDSNDITAYNTSLELENLLPGRNYSIIVQAVSSKMKSNETSTHVATRPSAPIIEDLRPIIDGLNISWKSDVNSRQDKYEIQYIRNDTGDRETKTTQGQDTRIILTGLYPGAGYNVKVYAVSHEGLRSEPHKNFQAVFPRPPRNISVERMTSTSVVVHWEPPYGSIFSEYAIRYRTDSGKIWINLPSVTDNEAEVFDMIPGEKYTIQVNTVSFNVESNGPLQVNQTVRPNPVSNIAPLVDSSNVTLEWPRPEGRVEIYIVRWWATDHENDVHQLNVTQPPEVLDSLSSSANNVRVLIGELIPGIEYTFQIRTMSYNLESDVTVLSARTMPLIQSEVVVVNKPQETDSISLRYTPTPQTSSHFDLYRFKLSASGVPIIEKGANDSERLVTFTGLEPGRLYNITVWTVSHGVASQPLQRQDRLYPEPITSINATQIKDTEITLNWDTPRGEFNAFEVQYLTTENIYIQNLTLHNYITIMDLKPHRNYTFTVVVRSGTESSVLRRSLPVSAIFTTKESVPGKVDSFHPVDIHPSDVLFQWALPSTEQNGIILRFTITYGLEGSSHTQVKEFKPNEFRGIIKSLIPGKQYVFRIQAETKIGFGPEAIWKQKMPILAPPKPNTRVVPTEVYKSSTTIQIRFRKNYFSEQNGAVVSYAIIVAEDDSKNSSSLEMPTWRDVQAYTLWPPYQVMDPYYPFQNSSVEDFTIGTSACDVRQQGYCNGPLKSGSTYRVKIRAFTAPDKFTDTSYSFPIQTDQDNTPIVFGITIPVTLLILLLVGVILLRRHRSAGRKATETRGNDTVSLPDSVIDPNRPVLIENFSDHYRIMSADSDFRFSEEFEELKHVGRDQPCTFADLPCNRPKNRFTNILPYDHSRFKLQPVDDEEGSDYINANYVPGHNSPREFIVTQGPLHSTRDDFWRMCWESNSRAIIMLTKCIEKGREKCDHYWPYDTLPVYYGDIFVQILNESLYPDWNVTEFMVCRGDVQRVITHFHFTTWPDFGVPNPPHTLVRFVRAFREKIRPDQRPIVVHCSAGVGRSGTFITLDRILQQIQVADYVDIFGIVWAMRKERVWMVQTEQQYICIHQCLLAVLEGKELTGPPREIHDNQGFEAGKGGAEAAPMDTVQDQGGEKER